The Brachyhypopomus gauderio isolate BG-103 chromosome 7, BGAUD_0.2, whole genome shotgun sequence genome has a window encoding:
- the LOC143518212 gene encoding uncharacterized protein LOC143518212: MEAREESMAEDLQGIDFRGGLVLLPSIFRENIDHLVSFGECEPSTPYPTIQLKDHDWRTTISRRSQSVVKVDGVEVCSCAAVDEAFITTFIQKSTEEAEGDITATVMGIYSIRSQGHQELDDIE; encoded by the exons ATGGAGGCTAGAGAGGAATCCATGGCCGAGGACCTCCAag GCATTGACTTCAGGGGTGGACTTGTTCTCTTACCATCCATCTTCAGGGAGAACATTGATCACCTCGTTAGTTTTGGAGAG TGTGAACCTTCAACACCATATCCAACAATTCAGCTGAAAGACCACGACTGGAGAACTACAATTTCCAGACGAAGTCAGAGTGTTGTGAAAGTTGATGGAGTTGAGGTGTGCTCTTGTGCTGCAGTAGATGAGGCCTTCATTACAACCTTCATACAGAAG TCCACTGAGGAGGCAGAAGGGGACATCACAGCCACAGTCATGGGGATTTACAGCATCAGGAGCCAGGGACATCAAGAGCTAGATGACATTGAGTGA